A single window of Brachyhypopomus gauderio isolate BG-103 chromosome 21, BGAUD_0.2, whole genome shotgun sequence DNA harbors:
- the ptk6b gene encoding protein-tyrosine kinase 6b, producing the protein MGECLRRTCPCLRTCWDRIFKNSTPDEFGGKGDTGRTVDGVNNKLENNMSDPRYGPASVHEPVDNAVFTALWAFEARADEELSFEAGDMFKMVSCSGDWWTAHKLDSCGCVLATGIVPYNYLERGESVASQPWFFGKMNRFESLSHLMSADNGDGAFLVRLSENDNVGHVLSVRVKNGVKHFKVYQMDSGFYVDQSRCFPSLLELIEYYQNHRLGAVHRLGMPCIRRQPQPQDLSHTTVDKWELPKEDFTLGEKLGSGQFADVYRGKWKKRINVAIKILKNNESLNQQDFQMEVQLLKRLRHRHLISLFAICTSSAPYYIITELMEKGNLLDFLRSTEGGALDLVSLIDMAAQVAAGMVYLEDHNSIHRDLAARNVLVGEGYICKVADFGLARFIKEAVYISEEKKIPYKWTAPEAIIRGRYSNKSDVWSFGILLYEIITYGGVPYPGFTTNEAIKQVMHRGYRMPAPPKCPRFLYDVMLSCWRDSPEDRPDFKQLTCDLENINRYTELE; encoded by the exons ATGGGGGAGTGCTTGAGGAGAACTTGCCCGTGTCTTCGGACATGTTGGGATAGGATATTCAAGAACTCAACGCCAGACGAGTTCGGTGGGAAAGGAGATACTGGACGCACAGTCGACGGGGTAAACAACAAATTGGAAAATAACATGAGTGACCCGCGGTACGGCCCAGCCTCGGTACACGAACCCGTGGACAATGCGGTGTTTACGGCTCTTTGGGCATTTGAGGCAAGGGCAGATGAAGAATTGTCATTCGAAGCGGGCGATATGTTCAAAATGGTCAGCTGTAGTGGAGACTGGTGGACTGCTCACAAGCTGGATTCGTGTGGATGTGTCCTCGCCACCGGTATTGTCCCTTATAATTACCTGGAACGGGGCGAATCTGTGGCTTCGCAACC GTGGTTCTTTGGCAAAATGAACCGGTTCGAATCCCTCAGTCACCTTATGTCTGCTGATAATGGTGATGGAGCCTTCCTTGTGCGGCTGAGTGAGAATGACAATGTGGGCCATGTGCTCTCAG TCCGGGTGAAGAATGGAGTGAAGCACTTCAAGGTCTACCAGATGGACAGTGGTTTCTATGTGGATCAGTCACGCTGTTTCCCTAGTTTACTGGAGCTTATAGAATACTACCAGAACCACCGTCTGGGTGCTGTACACAGACTGGGAATGCCATGCATTAgg agacaACCCCAGCCACAGGACCTGTCACACACCACAGTTGACAAGTGGGAATTGCCCAAGGAGGACTTCACCCTGGGGGAGAAGTTGGGTAGTGGCCAGTTTGCTGATGTGTACCGTGGCAAGTGGAAGAAACGGATCAATGTGGCCATCAAAATTCTCAAGAACAATG AATCTCTGAACCAGCAGGACTTTCAGATGGAGGTTCAGCTTTTGAAACGCCTCCGTCATAGACACCTTATCTCACTCTTTGCTATCTGCACTTCCTCCGCCCCCTATTACATCATCACTGAGCTCATGGAGAAAGGGAACCTGCTAGACTTCCTTCGCA GTACTGAGGGCGGAGCTTTAGACTTGGTGAGTTTGATTGACATGGCAGCCCAGGTGGCCGCTGGGATGGTGTATCTGGAGGATCACAACAGTATTCACAGAGACCTAGCAGCAAGGAATGTTCTTGTTGGTGAGGGCTACATTTGCAAGGTGGCTGACTTTGGCTTAGCACGATTCATCAAG GAGGCAGTCTACATATCAGAAGAAAAGAAGATTCCATACAAGTGGACAGCCCCTGAAGCCATCATCCGTGGCCGGTACTCTAATAAATCCGACGTGTGGTCGTTTGGCATCCTCCTGTATGAGATCATTACCTACGGGGGAGTTCCTTATCCAG GTTTCACTACCAACGAGGCCATCAAACAGGTCATGCACCGTGGTTACAGGATGCCGGCCCCTCCCAAATGCCCACGCTTTCTCTATGACGTAATGCTGTCCTGCTGGAGGGACAGCCCAGAGGATCGGCCTGATTTTAAACAGCTGACATGTGATCTGGAGAACATCAACCGCTACACTGAGCTGGAGTGA